Proteins co-encoded in one Nicotiana sylvestris chromosome 7, ASM39365v2, whole genome shotgun sequence genomic window:
- the LOC138872511 gene encoding uncharacterized protein, which yields MALLKLEATNKNIKKILRNMIQSSRQWHEKLSFALLGYRTTVHTSVGATPYLMVYGTEAVIPVEVEIPSLRIIFEVGVEDSEWVIIHLEQLTLIDEKRMAVVCHGQLYQQIMSCAYNKKVGPRNFEVRQLVLRRILPHHKEAKIKFAPNCKGPYIIRKLLPKGEFYLGDIEGNDPKTTVNADTVKRYYV from the coding sequence atggcGCTGTTGAAGCTTGAAGCAacgaacaagaacatcaagaagattcttagaaatatgattcaaagttctagacaatggcatgaaaagttgtcatttgcattgttaggatatcgcacaaCCGTGCACACATCAGTTGGAGCAACACCATATCTaatggtttatggcactgaagccgtaatacccgtagaagttgaaattccatctcttCGAATCATCTTTGAAGTTGGAGTTGAAGATAGTGAGTGGGTCATAATCCATTTAGAACAAttgactttgatcgatgaaaaaCGGATGGCCGTagtttgccacgggcagttgtatcaacaaataATGTCctgtgcctacaacaagaaagtggggcctaggaactttgaagtgAGACAACTTGTTTTGAGACGTATTCTCCCAcatcacaaggaagcaaaaaTAAAGTTCGCTCCAAATTGTAAAGGCCCATATATTATAAGAAAATTGTTGCCGAAAGGGGAATTTTAtttgggagacattgaaggaaatgaccctaaaacaactgtcaatgcagacacagtcaagagatattatgtttaA
- the LOC138872510 gene encoding uncharacterized protein, which yields MGMNMAIDQDVEELLIMGDSDLIIRQAQGEWETRDVKLIPNRQLVEDLRKQFKSIEFRYIPQFHNELADALATLALMLPYPGNVHIDPLEIQIRERHGYCNTVELEPNVQPWYHDIKRFLKTKEYPEQANRDQKRTIRRLSSGFFLSGEVLYKRTPDLNLLRCVDAEEARRIMNEVHTDVCGPHMNGYILAKKILRAGYYWMTMENDCFGFVRKCHQCQVHGDLIHAPPSELHPISTPWPFVAWGMDVIGPKIQMVIDSYWSFDEGDM from the exons atgggtatgaatatggcaatcgaccaagatgtggaagaattattaatcatgggagattcagacttgattatccgacaagctcagggtgaatgggaaactcgggatgtcaagcttattccaaaCCGGCAACTTGTGGAAGATCTTAGAAAGCAGTTCAAGTCaatcgagttcaggtacattcctcaaTTTCATAATGAGTTAGCcgatgcactcgctactttggccttgatgttgccatatccaggcaatgtccacattgacccgttggaaatccaaatccgagaaaggcatggttattgcAATACGGTTGAGCTGGAACcaaatgttcagccatggtatcatgatatcaagagatttttgaaaacaaaggaatatcccgagcaagccaatagagaccaaaagagaaccattagaaggctttCTAGTGGCTTTTTCTTGAGCGGAgaggtcttgtacaaaagaactccggaTCTGAACCTTCTAAGATGCGTGGATGCCGAAGAGGCCAGAAGAATCATGAATGAAGTACACACAGATGTGTGTGGACCCCATATGAATGGGTACAtcctggcaaagaaaatccttcgagcaggttattactggatgactatggaaaatgATTGCTTCGGTTTTGTtcgaaaatgtcatcagtgtcaggtgcacggtgacctgattcatgcaccaccATCAGAACTGCATCCTATTTCAACACCGTGGccgttcgttgcttggggtatggatgtcattgggccaaaaattcaaatggtcatagattcatattgg tcatttgatgagggagatatgtga